The segment GGCATATTTTATACCAGCTTTTCCTATTATAAGACAGCGGAGCCGGCCGTGTCAATTACAGACCCTTCCTGTAAAACGCCTGGAATTATTGGATTTTTCTATATATTTCCTGTAACTATTCAAAAAAACTCTAGGTTTTTCTCCCATTTCCGGCTGCTGACCGGTCTGTTTCATGGTTTCCTGCCGCAATGGCTGTCTGTTTTCTGCCAATGTCAAAAGGGGCATAAACACATGAAGCAGCTGCACACCAGCTGCTTCACATTCAGGTTCACCCGGGGAGAGCTTCTCCATCCGGCTTCCGTTTTTCTACTTTCTCACAGCACCGCTTCGCTGGGCTGCCTCCTTCACTGCGGAAGCTACGGCCTCTACCACCCTCTTATCGAAGGCAGACGGAATAATGTATTCCGGCTTAAGCTCCTCCTCAGTTACCAGTCCGGCTATGGCCTCTGCTGCCGCCCTCTTCATCTCATAGTTGATGTCTCTGGCACCTGCGTCAAGGGCTCCTCTGAAAATACCAGGGAATGCCAGCACATTGTTAATCTGGTTCGGGCAGTCGCTTCTTCCGGTTCCCATTACCTTTACGCCTGCTTCCATAGCCGTCTCATAGGAAATCTCCGGAACAGGGTTTGCCATGGCAAAGACAATGGGATCCGGCGCCATCGTATGAACCATTTCGGGAGTCAGGGCATTGGCTACTGACACGCCGATAAATACATCGGCGTCCTTTACGGCATCAGCCAGGGTTCCCAGCTGCTCGTCCAGATTTGTAATCTCGCAGAGCTCTGCCTTGTGTCCCTCTACGCCTTCTTTTCTCTTTCTGCAGAGGATTCCAAACTCGTCACAGGCGATCACGTTTTTTACGCCGGCGAACATAATCATCTTGATAATGGCTGTTCCCGCCGCCCCCGGTCCGTTTAAAACCACCTTCAGATTCTGGAGCTTCTTTCCTGTCAGTCTGGCTGCATTCATGAGAGCTGCCGTCACCACGATGGCTGTTCCGTGCTGGTCGTCGTGGAATACGGGAATATCCAGCTCTTCCTCCAGCCTTCTCTCGATCTCAAAGCATTTCGGTGAAGCAATGTCTTCCAGGTTGATTCCGCCGAAGGACGGCGCAATCCACTTGACAGCCTTAATGATTTCCTCTGTATCCTGAGTATCCAGACAAATCGGGAATGCATCTACATTTCCAAACTGTTTAAACAGAAGGCTTTTTCCCTCCATAACAGGCATCGCTGCCTCAGGGCCTATATTGCCGAGTCCCAGCACTGCCGTACCGTCTGACACCACAGCTACCAGGTTTCCCTTAGCTGTATAGCGGTAGACATCCTTCTTGTTTTCATGGATTTTCCGGCATGGCTCTGCAACACCGGGTGTATATGCGATACACAGCTGATCCCTGGAATTAATCTCCACCTTTCCTGCCACCTGGATTTTTCCATGGTTTTCCTCATGCATCTTTAAGGCTTCTTCATTATAATTCATCTGTTCTTCACTCCTTTTCCTCACTCAGCTTGGCCAGTGTTTTAAAAAGCAGCTCAAAACGCGGTCTGATTGTGTCAATCTGAAGGGTTTCGTTCTGGCTGTGAGCTCCGTCGCCTGCAGGTCCTGCACCGTCAATTACTGTGCTTCCGGCAAAGGCTGCAAAGTTTCCGTCTGAGCCGCCTCCGGTCTTTGCCCACAGGATCTCCATTCCCATCTCTTTTCCCTGCTCCTCCATGAGAGCCATAAGTTTCTCCGTCTTTTCTGTCTTTCTCATAGGAGGGCGGAAGCCTTCTCTTTCGATTGTAATGGATGTTCTCCTGTCGAAAGGATTCTCCATGATTTCCCGGAATGCGTTCTCGATCTTCTGATTTTCCTCGATGGTCTCAAACCTGGTATCAATCATGGCTTCCACATGGTCGCACACAACATTTGCCGTAGTTCCGCCGGAAATTTTTCCCACATTTACGCTGGTTCCGATCTCGTAGTGATTCAGCCCCTCCATCTTGAGAACTGCGCGGGCTGCCTCGTTGACAGCGCTGGCTCCATCCCAGGGAGCCACACCGGCGTGGGCCGCAATTCCCTTTACCGTCATTTTGTAGCGGGCCAGACCCTTTCTCTCATATACATAGGCCCCGTTTTTCCTTCCCGGCTCCAGAACAAATGTATATTTTGCCTGGCTTGCCAGCTCCTGAATCCGTTTCTGAGAATGAACGGAGGAAATTTCCTCATCGCTGTTCAGGGCAACGCAGAATCCCAGATCCGTGCCGCTTTCCACCAGGTTTTTCACTGCGTGGTAAATGAAAAGCAGGCCGGCCTTCATATCCATTACACCGGGGCCGTATGCCAGATTTCTCTCGATGCGGAAAGGACGCTTTGCAGCCTCTCCTTTTGGAAATACCGTATCCATATGTCCCAGGAAGAGTACGTCTGTCTTTTCTTTCTTATTCCGGATTTCCATGAATGGGCCGATACCCTCCGGGCCTGCCTCTCTCTTGATATCAAGCCCCAGAGCCCTGTATTTTTCCTCGAAGTAATCGGCGATCAGCCCGGGTCCACCCTCTACCCGGCTTCCGCTGTCTGTGTTTACCAGGGTCTCAAGCTCCTTTAAGTACTCGTCAAGCTCAAATCTCATAATACTCTCCTTTTCTTCTAAAACATCAGGAAGGTAGCTGCCATCAGCACAACCAGTCCTCCGATCATCGGGATGGCTGTTCGTTTTACTACATCAACCGGGAACAGGTCTGCGCTGTCGCTGACCGCCACGATAACGGAGGTAATCGGAGAAACGCTTCTCGCGATACCGCTTGCCAGCTGCATAGGCAT is part of the Clostridium sp. M62/1 genome and harbors:
- a CDS encoding M20 family metallopeptidase, which produces MRFELDEYLKELETLVNTDSGSRVEGGPGLIADYFEEKYRALGLDIKREAGPEGIGPFMEIRNKKEKTDVLFLGHMDTVFPKGEAAKRPFRIERNLAYGPGVMDMKAGLLFIYHAVKNLVESGTDLGFCVALNSDEEISSVHSQKRIQELASQAKYTFVLEPGRKNGAYVYERKGLARYKMTVKGIAAHAGVAPWDGASAVNEAARAVLKMEGLNHYEIGTSVNVGKISGGTTANVVCDHVEAMIDTRFETIEENQKIENAFREIMENPFDRRTSITIEREGFRPPMRKTEKTEKLMALMEEQGKEMGMEILWAKTGGGSDGNFAAFAGSTVIDGAGPAGDGAHSQNETLQIDTIRPRFELLFKTLAKLSEEKE
- a CDS encoding NAD(P)-dependent malic enzyme, whose amino-acid sequence is MNYNEEALKMHEENHGKIQVAGKVEINSRDQLCIAYTPGVAEPCRKIHENKKDVYRYTAKGNLVAVVSDGTAVLGLGNIGPEAAMPVMEGKSLLFKQFGNVDAFPICLDTQDTEEIIKAVKWIAPSFGGINLEDIASPKCFEIERRLEEELDIPVFHDDQHGTAIVVTAALMNAARLTGKKLQNLKVVLNGPGAAGTAIIKMIMFAGVKNVIACDEFGILCRKRKEGVEGHKAELCEITNLDEQLGTLADAVKDADVFIGVSVANALTPEMVHTMAPDPIVFAMANPVPEISYETAMEAGVKVMGTGRSDCPNQINNVLAFPGIFRGALDAGARDINYEMKRAAAEAIAGLVTEEELKPEYIIPSAFDKRVVEAVASAVKEAAQRSGAVRK